In one Rhodococcus sp. B50 genomic region, the following are encoded:
- a CDS encoding ATP-binding protein encodes MAKSASIESARDHNPPVVELRVEAHPDQLAVLRAVAAAIALQHDFDLDTVADVKLAVDEAATRLIMGAPEDAILACSFRAALPLLHISLSAPTKDPSAIGQPRSFGWHVLNSLTESISVISNDSRATIDMSIAEGSADR; translated from the coding sequence ATGGCAAAATCCGCGTCGATCGAATCGGCACGCGACCACAATCCCCCGGTAGTCGAACTGCGAGTAGAAGCCCATCCCGATCAGCTCGCAGTGCTCCGCGCTGTAGCCGCCGCGATCGCGCTGCAGCACGACTTCGACCTCGACACCGTGGCCGATGTGAAGCTCGCCGTCGACGAAGCGGCCACGCGGCTGATCATGGGCGCTCCCGAGGACGCGATCCTGGCGTGCTCCTTCCGGGCGGCCCTCCCGCTGCTGCACATCAGTCTGTCGGCACCGACGAAGGACCCCTCCGCGATCGGACAGCCGCGATCCTTCGGATGGCACGTGCTCAACTCGTTGACCGAGTCCATCTCGGTGATCAGCAACGACTCGCGCGCCACGATCGACATGTCCATCGCCGAAGGCAGCGCCGATCGGTGA
- a CDS encoding NAD(P)-dependent alcohol dehydrogenase produces the protein MTPSSTTTTVAAYAATAPDSHLSKTTVERRALGPLDVLIAIEFAGICHSDIHTARNEWGGTKYPIVPGHEIVGTVAAVGSEVTRHAVGDRVGVGCFVNSCGECDPCRTGFEQHCTNRATGTYNSVDRDGTVTQGGYSTHIVVTEHFVLKIPDGLDPAAAAPLLCAGITLYSPLKRWNAGPGSKVAIIGMGGLGHVGVKIAAAMGAEVTVLGHSLSKRDDGLRFGAVDYRSTEDPETFSELRGKFDLILNTVSVNLDLDRYLSLLRLHGTFVGLGLPEKPLSVRAFSLAMNDRAMAGSNVGGIPDTQAMLDFCAEHGIGAEIELISADRINEAYDRVVASDVRYRFVIDASTF, from the coding sequence ATGACGCCCTCATCCACCACGACCACCGTCGCCGCCTACGCTGCCACCGCGCCCGATTCGCACCTGTCGAAGACCACCGTCGAACGACGTGCCCTCGGCCCGCTCGACGTGCTCATCGCCATCGAGTTCGCCGGCATCTGTCATTCGGACATCCACACCGCGCGGAACGAATGGGGCGGAACCAAGTACCCGATCGTGCCCGGGCACGAGATCGTCGGCACCGTCGCTGCGGTCGGTTCCGAGGTCACTCGCCACGCCGTCGGGGACCGGGTGGGCGTGGGCTGTTTCGTGAACTCGTGCGGCGAATGTGATCCCTGCCGAACGGGTTTCGAACAGCACTGCACCAATCGCGCCACGGGAACGTACAACTCCGTCGACCGCGACGGCACCGTCACCCAGGGCGGCTACTCGACGCACATCGTCGTCACCGAACACTTCGTCCTGAAGATCCCGGACGGGCTCGACCCGGCCGCCGCAGCACCGCTGCTGTGCGCGGGGATCACCCTGTACTCGCCGTTGAAGCGGTGGAACGCGGGTCCGGGGAGCAAGGTCGCGATCATCGGGATGGGCGGCCTCGGGCACGTCGGTGTGAAGATTGCGGCGGCGATGGGTGCGGAGGTGACCGTGCTCGGTCACTCGCTCTCGAAGAGGGACGACGGCCTACGGTTCGGTGCCGTCGACTACCGCTCCACCGAGGACCCGGAGACGTTCTCCGAGCTCCGCGGCAAGTTCGACCTGATCCTCAACACCGTCTCGGTCAACCTCGACCTCGACCGTTACCTGTCGTTGTTGCGGCTGCACGGCACCTTCGTCGGCCTCGGGCTGCCGGAGAAGCCACTGTCGGTGCGGGCCTTCTCCCTGGCGATGAACGACCGTGCGATGGCCGGATCGAATGTCGGCGGCATTCCCGATACGCAGGCGATGCTCGACTTCTGCGCCGAACACGGCATCGGTGCGGAGATCGAACTGATCTCGGCGGACCGGATCAACGAGGCGTACGACCGCGTCGTCGCCAGCGACGTGCGCTATCGCTTCGTGATCGACGCCTCGACGTTCTGA
- a CDS encoding SigB/SigF/SigG family RNA polymerase sigma factor, translating to MTRNNGRSSDEYADVTETLRTLLALDEDDPGRIRIRDEVVARCLPLAEHIARRFDGRGEAFEDLLQVARLGLVNAVDRFDPERGSDFVSFAVPTIMGEVRRHFRDAGWAVRVPRRMKELHLSLSKATSELSQQLGRAPTASELAEELGIDQEEVLQGLVAGNAYQTVSVDRSSPSGDDGLTLADTLGDYDAALDEVENHEALRPLLEALPARERTVVLLRFFGNMTQTQIAERVGVSQMHVSRLLTKTLAQLREQLGDNF from the coding sequence GTGACGCGCAACAACGGTAGATCGAGCGACGAATACGCCGACGTCACCGAAACCCTCAGAACACTCCTCGCGCTCGACGAGGACGATCCGGGCCGTATCCGCATTCGCGACGAAGTGGTCGCACGGTGCCTTCCGCTCGCCGAGCACATCGCCCGTCGTTTCGACGGCCGCGGTGAGGCGTTCGAGGACCTCTTGCAGGTCGCGCGTCTGGGCCTGGTCAACGCGGTCGACAGATTCGACCCCGAACGAGGTTCGGATTTCGTCTCTTTCGCGGTCCCCACGATCATGGGCGAGGTGCGTCGGCACTTCCGTGACGCCGGTTGGGCCGTTCGTGTGCCCAGGCGGATGAAGGAACTGCATCTGTCTCTGAGCAAGGCCACATCCGAGCTCTCCCAGCAGCTCGGCCGTGCGCCCACCGCATCCGAACTCGCCGAGGAACTCGGCATCGACCAGGAGGAGGTGCTGCAGGGTCTCGTGGCCGGCAACGCCTATCAGACGGTGTCGGTCGATCGTTCGTCCCCGTCCGGCGACGACGGACTCACCCTCGCCGACACCCTGGGCGACTACGACGCCGCGCTCGACGAGGTCGAGAACCACGAGGCGCTGCGACCACTGCTCGAGGCCCTTCCGGCCCGGGAGCGCACGGTCGTCCTGCTGCGCTTCTTCGGCAATATGACGCAGACGCAGATCGCCGAGCGGGTGGGTGTCTCGCAGATGCATGTGTCACGTCTGCTGACGAAGACCCTCGCCCAGCTGCGTGAGCAACTCGGCGACAATTTCTGA